A genome region from Coprococcus phoceensis includes the following:
- a CDS encoding XdhC family protein, with translation MEKISEYREIARMLKDGKTVVKKTRITKERCLEESLSGGFTLVICGGGHISYSLCNLAKMLGYQVWIIDDREEFANEERFPQADHVYCMGFEEAFDKVIFPESAWYVIVTRGHQNDYECLKKVMERKSSYVGMIGSKGKVRTTLERLKKDGVTKEQQEQIHAPIGLPIGANTPEEITVSIMAEMIQEKSKLGYTDLPKEMIEWLLNKKQPMVMTTIVGKKGSAPRGVGARMLVAADGTMTGTIGGGAIEHLVLQKACIMLEEEKEFALEAYDLTAKAAASTGMICGGYVEVLFEKVI, from the coding sequence ATGGAGAAAATATCGGAATATCGTGAAATTGCAAGAATGTTAAAGGACGGAAAAACCGTGGTAAAAAAGACGAGGATTACAAAGGAGCGCTGTCTGGAAGAAAGTCTTAGCGGAGGATTTACACTGGTAATATGTGGAGGCGGACATATTTCGTATTCACTTTGCAATCTTGCGAAGATGCTTGGATATCAAGTGTGGATCATTGATGACAGAGAAGAGTTTGCCAATGAAGAACGGTTTCCGCAGGCGGATCACGTATATTGTATGGGATTTGAAGAGGCATTTGACAAGGTGATTTTTCCAGAGAGCGCATGGTATGTCATCGTGACAAGAGGTCACCAAAATGACTATGAATGTCTCAAAAAAGTGATGGAGCGAAAGAGCAGCTATGTAGGAATGATTGGAAGTAAAGGGAAAGTGCGAACGACACTTGAACGTCTGAAAAAAGATGGGGTTACAAAAGAACAGCAGGAGCAGATACATGCTCCGATCGGGCTGCCAATCGGAGCAAATACCCCGGAGGAGATCACAGTTAGTATCATGGCTGAGATGATACAGGAAAAATCAAAGCTTGGTTATACAGATTTGCCGAAAGAGATGATAGAGTGGCTTTTGAACAAAAAGCAACCGATGGTGATGACCACGATCGTGGGAAAGAAAGGCTCGGCTCCGCGCGGAGTTGGTGCGAGAATGCTTGTTGCAGCAGACGGCACGATGACAGGGACGATTGGTGGAGGTGCAATTGAGCATCTCGTGTTACAAAAGGCATGTATCATGCTCGAAGAAGAGAAAGAGTTTGCCTTAGAGGCTTATGATCTGACAGCGAAAGCGGCGGCGAGTACCGGAATGATCTGTGGAGGATATGTAGAGGTTCTGTTTGAAAAGGTCATCTAA
- a CDS encoding TVP38/TMEM64 family protein, whose protein sequence is MQKEGMKKAINILTVLCTAAMAAFVIYGVKSGIFTDRAMMEELVRKGGIWAPVTFILIQMVQVVVPIIPGGITCAVGVVIFGPWYGLLYNYIGIVVGSGINFYLARRYGQCLVKFFVKEETYDKYITWLDKGKKFDKFFALAIFFPCAPDDVLCMIAGLTKMSWKKFSAIILLGKPASIAAYSMALIYAGGFLGKLIA, encoded by the coding sequence ATGCAGAAAGAGGGAATGAAAAAAGCAATTAATATTTTGACGGTACTTTGTACTGCGGCAATGGCTGCATTTGTCATATATGGTGTAAAGAGTGGAATTTTTACAGATCGGGCCATGATGGAAGAATTGGTTCGAAAAGGCGGAATATGGGCGCCGGTGACATTTATCTTAATTCAGATGGTACAGGTGGTTGTTCCGATTATTCCGGGAGGAATCACATGTGCAGTAGGTGTTGTCATATTTGGACCATGGTATGGACTGCTTTATAACTACATCGGAATTGTGGTAGGTTCCGGAATCAATTTCTATTTGGCAAGAAGATATGGACAATGCCTGGTGAAATTTTTTGTGAAGGAAGAAACCTATGACAAGTATATTACATGGCTTGACAAAGGAAAGAAATTTGATAAGTTTTTTGCACTTGCGATTTTTTTCCCGTGTGCTCCGGATGATGTGCTTTGCATGATTGCAGGATTGACAAAGATGTCGTGGAAGAAATTTTCAGCGATCATTTTATTAGGAAAGCCGGCATCTATCGCAGCATACAGCATGGCTCTGATTTACGCAGGCGGATTTTTAGGGAAACTCATAGCATAG
- a CDS encoding xanthine dehydrogenase family protein molybdopterin-binding subunit encodes MKSVNAPIMKKDAMALVTGKPVYTDDIAPKDCLVCKILRSPHAHAVIEEINTDIAMKVPGIECILTYEDVPDKRFTMAGQTYPEPSPYDRLILDRRVRFVGDAVAIVAGKTEEAVEKALKLIKVKYEVLEAVLDFHQAKDAKILVHPEENWKALCDVGADNKRNLCATGSEQNGDVDKILEDCDYVVEGTYHTQANQQAMMETFRTYTYMDTYGRLNVVSSTQITFHVRRILANALDIPKSQIRVIKPRIGGGFGAKQTVITEVYPAIVTMKTGKPAKIVYTREESQIASSPRHEMEVTVRVGANKEGKIRAIDVYTLSNTGAFGEHGPTTVGLSGHKSIPMYGQAEAFRFAYDVVYTNKMSSGAYRGYGATQGIFAVESAVNELAAKMQMDPVELRLKNIVREGDVMPAYYGETANSCALDRCLLRAKEMIDWEKKYPARDMGNGKVRGVGVAMAMQGSSISKVDHASVSIKVNDDGFYSLMIGASDMGTGCDTILAQMAADCMDCSADDFIVHGVDTDISPYDSGSYASSTTYLTGMAVVKACDSLREKILAQGAKYLECDVEEVDFDGQKVFMRSKDVSISLKEIGNRVMTNNEEALVAAGAHSSPVSPPPFMVGMAEVEVDKETGKVELIDYAAVVDCGTVVNPNLARIQTEGGIAQGIGMALYENVVYNEKGQCLSNSFMQYKIPSRMDVGDIRVEFESSYEPTGPFGAKSIGEVVINTPSPAIAHAVYNATGVQIKELPITSEKVYMGMQNNEN; translated from the coding sequence ATGAAGTCTGTAAATGCACCAATTATGAAAAAAGATGCGATGGCTCTTGTAACAGGAAAGCCAGTCTATACAGATGATATTGCTCCAAAGGACTGTCTTGTCTGTAAGATTCTTCGAAGCCCACACGCACATGCAGTGATTGAGGAAATCAACACAGACATTGCGATGAAAGTGCCGGGAATTGAATGTATTCTGACTTATGAGGATGTGCCGGATAAAAGATTTACAATGGCGGGTCAGACCTATCCGGAACCAAGTCCGTATGATCGCCTCATTTTGGACAGACGAGTACGTTTTGTGGGCGATGCGGTCGCAATTGTGGCAGGAAAGACGGAAGAGGCAGTTGAAAAGGCGCTGAAATTAATAAAAGTAAAATACGAAGTGCTGGAGGCTGTACTTGATTTTCACCAGGCAAAAGATGCCAAGATTCTTGTTCATCCAGAAGAGAACTGGAAAGCACTATGCGATGTGGGCGCGGATAATAAAAGAAATCTTTGCGCGACCGGTTCGGAACAAAATGGAGATGTGGATAAGATTTTGGAAGACTGTGATTATGTAGTGGAGGGAACGTATCATACGCAGGCAAACCAGCAGGCAATGATGGAGACATTCCGCACATATACATATATGGATACTTATGGAAGACTGAACGTGGTATCCTCTACGCAGATTACATTCCATGTGCGACGTATCCTTGCGAATGCGCTGGATATACCGAAGTCTCAGATTCGAGTGATCAAACCTAGAATAGGAGGAGGATTCGGAGCAAAACAGACAGTAATCACAGAAGTGTATCCGGCAATTGTGACAATGAAGACGGGGAAACCGGCAAAAATTGTCTATACAAGGGAAGAATCCCAAATTGCATCTTCGCCACGTCATGAGATGGAAGTGACTGTAAGAGTGGGGGCAAATAAAGAAGGAAAAATTCGTGCAATCGATGTGTATACACTTTCCAACACAGGAGCGTTTGGAGAACATGGACCGACTACAGTAGGCTTGTCAGGGCATAAGTCCATTCCGATGTATGGGCAGGCAGAAGCATTCCGATTTGCATATGATGTTGTCTATACGAATAAGATGTCGTCAGGGGCATACAGAGGATATGGAGCGACACAGGGGATTTTTGCGGTTGAGTCAGCGGTCAATGAGCTTGCTGCCAAGATGCAGATGGATCCGGTAGAACTTCGCCTGAAAAATATTGTGCGGGAAGGTGATGTGATGCCGGCATACTACGGTGAGACTGCAAACAGCTGTGCGCTTGACAGATGCCTTTTGCGTGCGAAAGAGATGATTGACTGGGAGAAAAAATATCCGGCACGCGATATGGGAAATGGAAAAGTCAGAGGTGTCGGTGTGGCGATGGCAATGCAGGGATCATCAATCTCCAAAGTGGATCATGCATCGGTATCGATCAAGGTAAATGATGATGGGTTCTATTCGTTGATGATTGGAGCATCTGATATGGGAACCGGGTGTGATACCATTTTGGCACAGATGGCGGCAGACTGTATGGACTGCTCGGCAGATGATTTTATCGTGCATGGGGTGGACACAGATATTTCGCCATATGATTCCGGATCGTATGCGTCAAGTACGACATATCTGACCGGAATGGCAGTGGTGAAAGCGTGTGATTCCCTTCGGGAAAAAATATTGGCGCAGGGAGCAAAGTATTTGGAATGCGACGTGGAAGAGGTCGATTTTGACGGACAAAAAGTGTTCATGCGTTCCAAAGATGTATCCATTTCTTTAAAAGAAATCGGAAACAGAGTGATGACAAATAACGAGGAAGCACTGGTAGCTGCAGGGGCACATTCTTCGCCGGTGTCACCACCACCGTTTATGGTCGGAATGGCAGAAGTAGAAGTCGATAAAGAGACCGGAAAAGTAGAGTTGATTGATTATGCAGCGGTTGTAGACTGCGGAACTGTAGTCAATCCAAACCTTGCCCGCATACAGACAGAAGGTGGAATTGCACAGGGAATCGGTATGGCTCTGTATGAGAATGTTGTGTACAATGAAAAGGGACAGTGTCTGAGTAATTCTTTTATGCAGTATAAGATTCCGTCTAGAATGGATGTGGGAGATATACGTGTTGAATTTGAGAGCAGTTATGAGCCGACAGGTCCGTTTGGAGCAAAATCCATCGGTGAGGTTGTGATCAATACGCCGTCACCGGCAATTGCACATGCAGTATATAATGCGACCGGAGTGCAGATCAAAGAACTGCCGATCACTTCAGAAAAAGTATACATGGGAATGCAAAACAATGAAAATTAG
- a CDS encoding nucleotidyltransferase family protein, with protein sequence MKISLILLAAGDSRRFGSNKLLYELHGKPMYRYSVDEVAKLDTTVFAEKIVVSQYDEILDTLSREGYLTVRNTESYLGISHSIQLGLAASEEEAWCFLVADQPYLKAETLERFVEAFQKSGKSCACVRYGNRTGNPCIFTAEYQKELLELAGDIGGKRVINKHLDETFFYDVEEEQELEDIDENNLP encoded by the coding sequence ATGAAAATTAGTTTGATTTTACTGGCGGCTGGGGACAGCCGCCGTTTTGGCTCAAATAAATTATTGTATGAACTTCATGGAAAACCGATGTACAGGTACAGTGTCGATGAAGTTGCGAAACTGGATACGACGGTATTTGCGGAGAAAATTGTGGTGAGCCAATATGATGAGATCTTGGATACGTTGTCAAGGGAAGGGTATCTGACAGTGCGAAATACAGAGAGTTATCTTGGGATATCGCACTCGATACAGCTTGGTCTTGCGGCGTCTGAAGAAGAGGCATGGTGCTTCCTTGTGGCAGATCAGCCGTACCTGAAAGCAGAGACGCTTGAAAGATTTGTGGAAGCATTTCAAAAAAGTGGGAAGAGCTGTGCCTGTGTAAGATATGGGAACAGAACTGGAAATCCGTGTATTTTTACGGCAGAATATCAAAAAGAGCTATTGGAACTTGCCGGAGATATTGGGGGGAAGCGCGTCATAAATAAACATTTGGATGAAACATTTTTTTATGATGTGGAAGAGGAACAGGAACTGGAAGATATAGATGAAAACAATCTCCCGTAG
- a CDS encoding FAD binding domain-containing protein — protein sequence MFHAKNYIKVTSLEEAYELNQKKSNAIIGGMLWLKMSNRNMQTAIDLSGLGLDKIEEQEDAFSIGCMCTLRQLEIHEALNRYFGGAMKACTRHIVGTQFRNGATVGGSIFGRFGFSDILTCLLALDTYVELYHAGVIALSEFVEMPRDNDILVRIIIKKDGRKIAYRSHREAATDFPVIACAVANKDDQWYVSVGARSGKAKLQVRQAQIENAEIFTKEVIAGYTFSSNMRGSEVYRRHLAEVYTKRAVEEILAKNSEKGA from the coding sequence TTGTTTCACGCAAAAAATTATATAAAAGTAACAAGCCTTGAAGAGGCATATGAATTGAATCAAAAAAAATCAAATGCGATTATCGGAGGAATGCTCTGGCTGAAGATGAGCAACCGAAATATGCAGACAGCAATTGATCTGTCGGGACTTGGTCTGGACAAGATTGAGGAACAGGAAGATGCGTTTTCCATCGGATGTATGTGTACACTTCGCCAGTTGGAAATACACGAAGCATTGAATCGCTATTTTGGAGGCGCGATGAAAGCTTGTACAAGACATATTGTCGGTACACAGTTCCGCAATGGCGCAACGGTCGGCGGAAGCATTTTTGGAAGATTTGGATTTTCGGATATATTGACTTGTCTTCTGGCATTAGATACATATGTGGAATTATATCATGCAGGTGTGATTGCGTTATCTGAGTTTGTGGAGATGCCACGCGATAATGATATCTTGGTGCGCATTATTATAAAAAAAGATGGCAGAAAGATTGCATATCGGTCACACCGTGAGGCGGCGACGGATTTCCCGGTGATCGCCTGTGCGGTGGCAAATAAAGACGATCAGTGGTATGTATCTGTCGGGGCAAGATCAGGAAAAGCGAAACTTCAGGTAAGACAGGCGCAGATTGAAAATGCAGAGATATTTACCAAAGAGGTGATTGCCGGATATACATTTTCTTCTAATATGCGTGGAAGTGAAGTATACAGAAGACATTTGGCAGAGGTGTATACGAAAAGAGCAGTGGAAGAAATACTGGCAAAAAACAGTGAGAAGGGAGCATAA
- a CDS encoding SulP family inorganic anion transporter, which yields MEERIPKLFLMWKEYSKEQFIKDIVAGIIVAIIALPLSIALALASGVSPEQGIYTAIVAGFVIAMLGGSRVQISGPTAAFATIVAGIVAQKGMAGLVAATILAGVILILMGVFKLGGLIKFIPYTIVTGFTSGIAVTIVIGQIKDFLGLEFKHAPIETMEKLKECIDTIGTINAQALSVGLIALAILIVWPKINAKIPPSLIAVIVTIVLVKGLDMEVNTIGSLYEISNKLPVPSMPQFSLELIESVLPDAFTIAVLAAIESLLSCVVSDGMIGDRHNPNVELIAQGAGNIASGIFGGIPATGAIARTAANVKNGGRTPIAGMVHSVVLLLILIVLMPYAALIPMPAIAAILFMVAYNMCGWREFVTLLKTAPKSDIFVLVTTFVLTVVFDLVVAIEIGFMLAVILFLKRMSDVADVRSWEYVEEEREGLRIVPKGTLVYELEGPMFFAAADKFLSVSADKNTKVVILRMSDVPAMDVSALRKLEEVYRSCKRKNITLILSHVTEQPRRMMEKAGFVVDVGSENFCESIETALRRAEQLCQKQSRKKM from the coding sequence ATGGAAGAGAGAATACCAAAATTGTTCCTGATGTGGAAAGAGTATTCGAAGGAACAATTTATAAAAGATATTGTGGCAGGGATTATCGTGGCAATCATTGCATTGCCATTGTCGATTGCGTTAGCACTGGCATCCGGCGTGAGCCCGGAACAGGGAATTTATACTGCGATTGTGGCAGGATTTGTTATAGCAATGCTTGGCGGAAGCCGGGTGCAGATATCTGGTCCGACAGCAGCATTTGCGACGATTGTAGCAGGGATTGTCGCACAGAAAGGAATGGCAGGTCTTGTCGCAGCGACAATTCTTGCCGGAGTGATTTTGATCCTGATGGGAGTCTTTAAGCTTGGAGGATTGATCAAGTTTATTCCGTATACGATTGTGACAGGATTTACAAGTGGAATCGCTGTGACGATTGTAATTGGGCAGATTAAAGACTTTTTGGGACTGGAATTTAAACATGCTCCGATTGAGACGATGGAAAAATTAAAAGAGTGCATAGACACGATTGGGACAATCAATGCGCAGGCGTTGAGCGTTGGACTGATTGCACTGGCAATCCTGATTGTCTGGCCGAAGATCAACGCAAAAATCCCACCGTCTCTGATTGCTGTCATTGTAACAATTGTGCTTGTGAAAGGGCTGGATATGGAGGTCAATACAATCGGAAGTCTGTATGAGATATCGAATAAACTTCCGGTACCGTCTATGCCCCAATTTAGTTTGGAATTGATCGAGAGTGTACTTCCGGATGCATTTACAATTGCAGTACTGGCGGCGATCGAGTCACTTTTGTCTTGTGTTGTATCGGATGGAATGATTGGAGACAGACATAATCCAAATGTGGAATTGATTGCTCAGGGAGCAGGAAATATTGCATCTGGTATATTCGGAGGAATTCCAGCGACAGGTGCAATTGCAAGAACAGCAGCAAACGTGAAAAACGGAGGGCGTACTCCAATCGCTGGAATGGTTCATTCCGTAGTATTATTACTAATTCTGATTGTGCTGATGCCTTATGCGGCATTGATTCCGATGCCTGCGATTGCGGCAATTCTTTTTATGGTTGCCTACAATATGTGTGGTTGGAGAGAGTTTGTGACTCTTTTGAAAACAGCGCCGAAAAGCGATATATTTGTGCTGGTGACAACATTTGTGCTGACAGTTGTGTTTGACTTGGTTGTTGCGATTGAAATTGGATTTATGCTGGCGGTGATTTTGTTTTTGAAAAGAATGTCTGATGTGGCAGATGTCAGAAGTTGGGAATATGTAGAAGAGGAAAGAGAAGGACTTCGCATTGTGCCCAAAGGAACACTTGTGTATGAACTGGAAGGACCGATGTTTTTTGCAGCAGCAGACAAATTTTTGAGTGTATCAGCAGATAAAAATACGAAGGTTGTCATATTGAGGATGAGTGATGTGCCGGCAATGGACGTATCTGCATTACGAAAATTGGAAGAAGTATATCGTTCGTGCAAAAGAAAGAATATTACTTTGATTTTATCCCATGTGACAGAACAACCGCGTAGAATGATGGAAAAAGCAGGATTTGTAGTGGATGTGGGAAGTGAGAATTTCTGCGAGAGCATAGAGACGGCGCTTAGACGAGCAGAACAATTGTGTCAAAAACAAAGTAGAAAGAAGATGTAA
- a CDS encoding (2Fe-2S)-binding protein, which translates to MAELKLVLNGKTVLEEIAPDMLLLDFVRSQGCYSVKRGCETANCGLCTVLVDGTPMLSCSTLAMRANGKTVTTMEGMQEEAAEFGAFLANEGAEQCGYCSPGFIMNVIAMSKELENPGLDEIKEYLSGNLCRCTGYMGQLRAIQKFLKMKKEEK; encoded by the coding sequence ATGGCGGAATTAAAATTGGTTTTAAATGGAAAGACAGTCCTGGAAGAGATTGCACCGGATATGCTTCTTTTGGACTTTGTACGTTCACAAGGGTGTTATAGTGTAAAAAGAGGATGCGAGACTGCAAACTGTGGTCTTTGCACTGTTTTGGTGGATGGAACACCAATGCTGTCCTGTTCAACGCTTGCGATGCGTGCGAATGGAAAAACGGTGACGACGATGGAAGGCATGCAGGAGGAAGCGGCAGAGTTTGGGGCATTTCTTGCAAATGAAGGGGCAGAGCAGTGTGGCTATTGCAGTCCGGGATTTATCATGAATGTGATTGCCATGTCGAAAGAACTGGAAAATCCGGGTCTTGATGAGATTAAAGAATATCTGTCTGGAAATCTGTGCAGATGCACGGGGTATATGGGACAGCTTCGTGCGATTCAGAAATTCTTAAAGATGAAGAAGGAGGAGAAGTAG
- a CDS encoding glycosyltransferase family 4 protein, which produces MKVLITSDLFDSTINGVVTSVKNLEKELTKQGHEVRILTVSDQYASYQKDNVYYMKSVPAKIYPDIRIPVSKCADYIEELIRWKPDVVHSQCEFFSFGYAKKIVKATGAVFIHTYHTLYEQYTEYVPIGKTLSRAALGKWIKLRLRNVDTIIAPTKKVEYALLEYGMENNIQIIPSGIQIDRFFKKQETEMTKRLKEKYQIPEDKTVLLSLGRLGFEKQIDELLRGMKALLSKRQDVVLLIVGGGPARGSLEQLAKELGIERSVRFAGMVNPNEVADYYKLGDIFTCASTSETQGLTYIEAMASGLPLVCRKDPCLYGVLEEGGNGYSYESIGQFVSGVERLLDEKEIFENARQHSRKIAEEYGTKRFGKRVESCYEKVLLERECEKNESAVICEESTSRLKKWSGESHGYARRIS; this is translated from the coding sequence ATGAAAGTACTAATTACAAGCGATTTATTTGATTCAACTATTAACGGAGTGGTAACTTCTGTAAAAAATCTGGAGAAAGAATTGACAAAGCAAGGACATGAAGTGAGAATTCTGACTGTGTCTGATCAATATGCGTCCTACCAAAAAGATAATGTCTACTATATGAAATCTGTGCCGGCAAAGATATATCCGGATATTAGAATTCCGGTATCCAAGTGCGCGGATTATATAGAAGAACTGATTCGGTGGAAACCGGATGTGGTACACAGTCAATGTGAATTTTTCAGTTTTGGCTATGCAAAGAAGATTGTGAAAGCGACAGGCGCTGTGTTTATTCATACTTACCACACATTGTATGAACAGTATACAGAATATGTTCCGATTGGAAAGACATTGAGCCGGGCGGCACTTGGAAAATGGATTAAATTGAGATTGCGAAATGTAGATACCATCATTGCACCTACGAAAAAAGTAGAATATGCACTTTTGGAATACGGAATGGAAAACAACATTCAGATCATTCCATCGGGAATACAGATTGACCGTTTTTTTAAAAAACAAGAGACGGAGATGACAAAAAGATTGAAAGAAAAGTATCAGATTCCAGAGGACAAAACAGTTCTGCTAAGTCTTGGAAGACTTGGATTTGAAAAACAGATTGATGAGCTGCTGCGCGGAATGAAAGCACTGCTTTCAAAAAGACAGGATGTCGTTCTTTTGATTGTGGGGGGCGGACCGGCAAGAGGAAGCCTGGAGCAGCTGGCGAAGGAATTAGGTATCGAAAGATCGGTTCGGTTTGCAGGTATGGTAAATCCAAACGAAGTAGCCGATTATTATAAATTGGGAGACATTTTTACATGTGCGTCGACAAGCGAAACACAGGGGTTGACTTATATTGAGGCGATGGCAAGCGGACTTCCGCTTGTGTGCAGGAAGGACCCTTGCCTTTACGGAGTGCTGGAGGAAGGCGGAAACGGATATTCTTATGAATCAATCGGACAGTTTGTGTCCGGCGTAGAAAGACTATTGGATGAAAAAGAAATATTTGAAAATGCGAGACAGCACAGCCGGAAAATCGCAGAAGAGTATGGAACAAAACGATTTGGAAAGCGTGTGGAAAGCTGTTATGAAAAAGTATTATTGGAAAGAGAGTGTGAGAAAAATGAAAGTGCTGTTATATGCGAAGAATCGACAAGTCGTCTTAAAAAGTGGAGTGGGGAGAGCCATGGTTATGCAAGAAGAATCTCTTAA
- a CDS encoding putative ABC transporter permease — protein MYYLILYFFVYGFLGWCTEVAFAACKERKFVNRGFLNGPICPIYGIGVGIVVQFLTPYKENLVLLYIASVVMVTALEWVTGFILEKIFHNKWWDYSKMPLNLNGYVCLLFSLIWGAACVLIVDFIHPLIHKVLSWIPFPVGMTLIVVLGIVMFADLYVTASTILKMNKHLEKMKEIATDLHRISDELGENIYQEVVEVLERRDEWKLKVQEASDGVKGKIQDVSDEAMEKIADLKKKYKEVGGKGIRVSRRLLKAFPRIESKKYREAMEDLKQYLKRK, from the coding sequence TTGTATTATTTAATCTTATATTTTTTTGTATATGGTTTTTTAGGATGGTGCACAGAAGTTGCATTTGCGGCATGCAAGGAGCGAAAATTTGTAAACAGAGGATTTCTAAACGGTCCGATCTGTCCGATATATGGAATCGGTGTAGGGATTGTTGTTCAGTTTTTGACACCATACAAGGAAAATCTGGTGCTGCTGTATATTGCATCTGTAGTGATGGTGACTGCTTTGGAATGGGTGACCGGATTTATTTTGGAGAAAATATTTCATAATAAGTGGTGGGATTACTCAAAGATGCCTCTGAATCTGAATGGTTATGTGTGCCTTTTGTTTTCTTTGATTTGGGGAGCAGCGTGCGTTCTGATCGTAGATTTTATCCATCCACTGATTCATAAAGTGTTGTCATGGATTCCGTTTCCAGTAGGAATGACCTTGATTGTTGTGCTGGGTATTGTGATGTTTGCCGATTTGTATGTGACAGCTTCCACAATTTTGAAGATGAACAAGCACTTAGAGAAGATGAAAGAGATTGCAACAGATTTACATCGTATCTCAGACGAACTTGGAGAGAACATTTATCAGGAAGTTGTAGAAGTGTTAGAGCGAAGAGATGAATGGAAATTAAAAGTGCAGGAAGCATCTGACGGAGTGAAAGGGAAAATACAAGATGTGTCAGATGAGGCAATGGAAAAAATTGCGGATTTGAAGAAAAAGTATAAAGAAGTTGGTGGAAAAGGAATACGAGTTTCGAGACGTTTACTGAAGGCGTTTCCTAGAATAGAATCTAAAAAGTACCGAGAGGCGATGGAGGATTTAAAACAGTATTTAAAACGAAAATAA